From Amycolatopsis sp. WQ 127309:
TCGGTCGCGGGAATCGTGTTCATCCGACCGTCACCTGCTCGCGGAGCTTCTCGAACTTGCTTTCGCCGATGCCGTCGACGTCGCGCAGCTGCTCGACTTTCGTGAAGCCGCCGTGCTCCGCGCGCCACTGGACGATCCGCTTGGCCATCACCTCGCCGACGCCGGGCAGGGTGTCCAGCTGGTCCGGGCTCGCCGCGTTGAGGTCGACCTTCCCGCCGCCGCCTTCGGAGACACCGGGCGGCGCGATGGGCGCCGGGATCCCGACCGCGAGCTGCTCGCCGTCGGTCACCTTGCGGGCGAGGTTCACGGCGCTGAGGTCCGCGCCGGGGTCGGTTCCCCCGGCGGCGCGCAGCACGTCGGCGACCCGGGATCCCTGGGGCACGGTGACCAGGCCGGGCGACCGGACGCGGCCGATCACGCTGACGACGAGACCGGCCTTGGGTGCGGCCGGCGCCTCGGCCGCGGGTTTCGCGCTGGGCAGCGGAGGCGGTGGCTCGGGCGCCGGACGGTCGCCCAGCAGCGCGACCGAGCCGAGGACGAGCACCACGACGGCCACGAAGACACCGGCGAACGCCCAGCGGCGCCGGCCCGCGCCGGTCGCTCCACCCGGCAGCCAGCGCCGGACCAACCGGCCGCCGGGCCCGACCGTGCTCGCGTCGGGCGAGAGCTGGTCGGCCAGCCAGGCGAGCCGGTCGTTGACGGGGAGGCCCGGATCCCGGGCGGGCTGCTCGAACACACGATCGACGTTAGGGGCCGCGGGGAGGCGGGCGACAGGGGTGGC
This genomic window contains:
- a CDS encoding helix-hairpin-helix domain-containing protein; translation: MFEQPARDPGLPVNDRLAWLADQLSPDASTVGPGGRLVRRWLPGGATGAGRRRWAFAGVFVAVVVLVLGSVALLGDRPAPEPPPPLPSAKPAAEAPAAPKAGLVVSVIGRVRSPGLVTVPQGSRVADVLRAAGGTDPGADLSAVNLARKVTDGEQLAVGIPAPIAPPGVSEGGGGKVDLNAASPDQLDTLPGVGEVMAKRIVQWRAEHGGFTKVEQLRDVDGIGESKFEKLREQVTVG